A region of Phalacrocorax carbo chromosome 9, bPhaCar2.1, whole genome shotgun sequence DNA encodes the following proteins:
- the ZNF410 gene encoding zinc finger protein 410 has translation MLSDELESKPELLVQFVQNTSIPLGQGLVESEPKDITCLSLLPVTETSECNRLMLPDDERDLSSPSHTNSSKDVSSSAVLRSLQVNVGPDGEETRVQNVQKPSELLSTPETSSLLQDLQPSDSTSFILLNLTRAGLGSPAEHLVFVQDEAEDSGNDFLSHDSTDSSTPWFLRVQELAHDSLIAATRAQLAKNAKASNNGENVHLCSGDGQPKDSSPIPHLSRVERKLKCTVEGCDRTFVWPAHFKYHLKTHRNDRSFTCPAEGCGKSFYVLQRLKVHMRTHNGEKPFVCTELGCGKQFTTAGNLKNHLRIHTGEKPFLCEAQGCGRSFAEYSSLRKHLVVHSGVKPHQCQICGKTFSQSGSRNVHMRKHHSRIGTAGSREREQPESLMGSSLLEESTVHSKNLMSMNSQPSLGVESLHLPDTESIIGVEEGETSCSFFRPLICGD, from the exons ctgctggtTCAGTTTGTTCAGAATACTTCTATTCCACTGGGGCAAGGGCTGGTGGAATCGGAACCAAAAGACATCACCTGTCTTTCTCTACTTCCTGTTACTGAGACCTCAGAATGCAACAGGCTCATGTTGCCAG ATGATGAAAGAGATCTCAGTTCTCCAAGTCACACTAATTCTTCCAAAGATGTTTCTTCATCTGCTGTCTTGAGAAGTCTCCAGGTAAATGTGGGCCCTGATGGAGAAGAAACAAGGGTACAGAATGTACAGAAACCATCTGAGCTTCTGTCAACTCCAGAGACTTCCAGTTTATTGCAAGACCTCCAACCCAGTGACAGCACTTCATTTATTCTTCTCAACCTAACGAGAGCAG GGCTGGGGTCTCCAGCAGAGCACTTAGTGTTTGTTCAAGATGAAGCAGAAGATTCTGGGAATGACTTCCTCTCTCATGATAGCACAGACAGCAGTACCCCCTGGTTCCTACGAGTGCAAGAATTGGCCCATGACAGTTTAATTGCTGCCACTCGGGCACAACTCGCTAAGAATGCCAAAGCAAGCAATAATG gtgaaaATGTTCATCTTTGCTCAGGAGATGGGCAGCCAAAAGACTCTAGCCCCATTCCTCATTTATCTCGGGTGGAAAGGAAGCTGAAGTGCACAGTTGAAGGCTGTGATCGGACATTTGTGTGGCCAGCTCACTTCAAGTATCATCTGAAAACACACCG GAATGATCGCTCCTTCACCTGCCCCGCAGAAGGCTGTGGAAAAAGTTTCTACGTCTTGCAGAGGCTGAAGGTGCACATGAGAACTCACAATGGTGAAAAACCCTTTGTGTGCAcagagctgggctgtgggaAACAGTTCACAACAGCTGGAAATCTAAAGAACCACCTGCGAATTCACACCG GGGAAAAACCCTTTCTGTGTGAGGCACAGGGATGTGGTCGCTCCTTTGCCGAATATTCCAGCCTTCGGAAACATTTGGTTGTCCACTCAG GAGTGAAGCCCCATCAGTGCCAAATTTgtgggaagacattttcccagAGTGGTAGCAGAAATGTGCATATGAGGAAACACCACTCCCGAATTGGaacagctggcagcagggagcgAGAACAGCCAG AGTCATTGATGGGCAGCAGTTTGCTGGAAGAATCTACAGTGCATAGTAAGAATCTCATGTCCATGAACTCTCAGCCCAGCCTTGGTGTTGAGTCTCTGCACCTGCCAGACACTGAGTCTATTATTGGAGTAGAGGAGGGTGAGACCAGCTGCTCTTTCTTCCGCCCTCTTATATGTGGTGACTGA